A genomic region of Pseudomonas sp. KU43P contains the following coding sequences:
- the prpF gene encoding 2-methylaconitate cis-trans isomerase PrpF: MPHVPQIKVPATYIRGGTSKGVFFRLQDLPESAQVPGPARDALLLRVIGSPDPYGKQIDGMGGATSSTSKTVILSPGSKPDHDVDYLFGQVSIDKAFVDWSGNCGNLSAAVGSYAISSGLVDPARLPRNGIATVRIWQANIGKTIIAHVPMSEGEVQETGDFELDGVTFPAAEVQLEFLDPAADEDGDGGAMFPTGNLVDELDVPGVGCFKVTLINAGIPTIFVNAADIGYTGTELQDAINGDPQALLRFETIRAYGAVRMGLIENVDHAAGRQHTPKVAFVAPPSTYTASSGKAVAASDIDLLVRALSMGKLHHAMMGTAAVAIGTAAAIPGTLVNLAAGGGERSAVRFGHPSGTLRVGAEARQVNGEWTVTKAIMSRSARVLMEGWVRVPGDSF, translated from the coding sequence ATGCCACATGTACCCCAGATCAAAGTCCCTGCCACCTACATCCGTGGCGGCACCAGCAAGGGCGTGTTCTTCCGCCTGCAAGACCTTCCCGAATCCGCCCAGGTTCCTGGCCCGGCCCGTGATGCCCTGCTGCTGCGGGTGATCGGCAGCCCGGATCCTTACGGCAAGCAGATCGACGGCATGGGCGGCGCCACGTCGAGCACCAGCAAGACCGTGATCCTCTCGCCCGGCAGCAAGCCCGACCACGATGTCGACTACCTGTTCGGCCAGGTCTCGATCGACAAGGCTTTCGTCGACTGGAGCGGCAACTGCGGCAACCTGTCCGCCGCTGTCGGTTCCTACGCCATCAGCAGCGGCCTGGTCGACCCGGCGCGCCTTCCGCGCAACGGCATCGCCACCGTGCGCATCTGGCAGGCCAATATCGGCAAGACCATCATCGCCCACGTGCCGATGAGCGAAGGTGAAGTGCAGGAAACCGGCGATTTCGAACTCGACGGTGTCACCTTCCCGGCGGCCGAAGTGCAGCTCGAGTTCCTCGATCCGGCTGCCGATGAAGACGGTGACGGTGGCGCCATGTTCCCCACCGGTAACCTGGTGGACGAGCTGGACGTGCCAGGTGTCGGTTGCTTCAAGGTCACGCTGATCAATGCCGGCATCCCGACCATCTTCGTCAACGCCGCCGATATCGGCTACACCGGTACCGAGTTGCAGGACGCCATCAATGGTGATCCGCAGGCGCTGCTGCGTTTCGAGACGATCCGCGCCTATGGCGCGGTGCGCATGGGCCTGATCGAGAACGTCGACCACGCTGCCGGGCGTCAGCACACGCCCAAGGTCGCTTTCGTTGCGCCGCCAAGCACCTACACTGCGTCCAGTGGCAAGGCTGTCGCAGCAAGTGACATCGACCTGCTGGTGCGTGCGCTGTCCATGGGCAAGCTGCACCACGCAATGATGGGCACTGCCGCGGTGGCGATCGGTACCGCCGCTGCCATTCCTGGCACCCTGGTCAACCTCGCCGCTGGCGGGGGCGAGCGCAGCGCCGTGCGCTTCGGGCATCCGTCCGGCACCCTGCGCGTGGGAGCCGAGGCGCGTCAGGTGAATGGCGAGTGGACGGTGACCAAGGCAATCATGAGCCGCAGTGCTCGCGTGCTGATGGAAGGCTGGGTGAGGGTGCCTGGCGACAGCTTCTGA
- the acnD gene encoding Fe/S-dependent 2-methylisocitrate dehydratase AcnD, whose product MNTTYRKNLPGTDLDYFDARAAVEAIKPGAYDGLPYTSRVLAENLVRRCDPATLDASLSQLIERKRDLDFPWFPARVVCHDILGQTALVDLAGLRDAIADKGGDPAQVNPVVPVQLIVDHSLAVECGGYDPQAFEKNRAIEDRRNEDRFHFINWTKKAFKNVDVIQPGNGIMHQINLEKMSPVIHNDRGVAYPDTCVGTDSHTPHVDALGVIAIGVGGLEAENVMLGRASWMRLPEIVGVELGGKLAPNITATDLVLALTEFLRKQKVVGAYLEFYGEGARALTLGDRATISNMAPEYGATAAMFAIDQQTIDYLKLTGREEQQVKLVETYAKATGLWADSLAKAEYERVLHFDLSSVVRNMAGPSNPHARVATSDLAAKGIAGAWEEVPGQMPDGAVIIAAITSCTNTSNPRNVIAAGLLARNANKLGLGRKPWVKSSLAPGSKAVQLYLEEAGLEKELEQLGFGIVAFACTTCNGMSGALDPVIQQEIIDRDLYATAVLSGNRNFDGRIHPYAKQAFLASPPLVVAYAIAGTIRFDIEKDVLGVIDGKEIRLKDIWPSDEEIDAVVRAAVKPEQFRKVYIPMFAIEEDRGPKVAPLYDWRPMSTYIRRPPYWEGALAGERSLRGMRPLAVLPDNITTDHLSPSNAIMMDSAAGEYLAKMGLPEEDFNSYATHRGDHLTAQRATFANPKLFNEMVRKEDGSVKQGSLARIEPEGKVTRMWEAIETYMERKQPLIIVAGADYGQGSSRDWAAKGVRLAGVEAIVAEGFERIHRTNLVGMGVLPLEFKPGTDRKTLGLDGSETYDVLGARTPRATLTLVVTRANGERIEVPVTCRLDTAEEVSIYEAGGVLQRFAQDFLEASA is encoded by the coding sequence ATGAATACCACCTACCGCAAGAACCTTCCAGGCACCGACCTGGACTATTTCGACGCCCGCGCCGCGGTCGAGGCGATCAAGCCCGGCGCGTACGATGGCCTGCCCTACACCTCCCGCGTGCTCGCCGAAAACCTGGTGCGCCGCTGTGACCCGGCCACCCTCGACGCCTCGCTGAGCCAGCTGATCGAGCGCAAGCGCGACCTCGACTTCCCCTGGTTCCCGGCCCGCGTGGTGTGCCATGACATCCTCGGCCAGACCGCCCTGGTCGACCTTGCTGGCCTGCGTGACGCCATCGCCGACAAAGGTGGCGACCCCGCCCAGGTCAACCCGGTGGTGCCGGTGCAACTGATCGTCGACCACTCGCTGGCCGTCGAGTGTGGCGGCTACGACCCGCAGGCGTTCGAGAAGAACCGCGCCATCGAAGACCGCCGCAACGAAGACCGCTTCCATTTCATCAACTGGACCAAGAAGGCGTTCAAGAACGTCGACGTGATCCAGCCCGGCAACGGCATCATGCACCAGATCAACCTGGAGAAAATGTCGCCGGTGATCCACAACGACCGCGGCGTGGCCTACCCGGATACCTGCGTCGGCACCGACAGCCACACCCCGCACGTGGATGCCCTGGGCGTGATCGCCATCGGTGTCGGTGGCCTGGAAGCCGAAAACGTCATGCTCGGCCGCGCCTCGTGGATGCGCCTGCCGGAAATCGTCGGTGTCGAGCTCGGCGGCAAGCTGGCCCCGAACATCACCGCCACCGACCTGGTGCTGGCCCTGACCGAGTTCCTGCGCAAGCAGAAGGTGGTGGGTGCCTACCTCGAATTCTACGGTGAGGGTGCGCGCGCCCTGACCCTGGGCGACCGCGCGACCATCTCCAACATGGCCCCGGAATACGGCGCCACCGCTGCGATGTTCGCCATCGATCAGCAAACCATCGACTACCTCAAGCTGACCGGCCGCGAAGAGCAGCAGGTCAAGCTGGTGGAAACCTACGCCAAGGCCACCGGCCTGTGGGCTGACAGCCTGGCCAAGGCCGAATACGAGCGCGTGCTGCACTTCGACCTGTCGAGCGTGGTGCGCAACATGGCCGGCCCGTCCAACCCGCACGCCCGCGTCGCTACCAGCGACCTGGCGGCCAAAGGTATCGCCGGCGCCTGGGAGGAGGTGCCGGGGCAGATGCCGGACGGCGCAGTGATCATCGCGGCCATCACCAGTTGCACCAACACCAGCAACCCGCGCAACGTGATTGCCGCAGGCTTGCTGGCGCGCAACGCCAACAAGCTGGGCCTGGGCCGCAAACCGTGGGTCAAGTCGTCGCTGGCGCCCGGCTCCAAGGCCGTGCAGCTGTACCTGGAAGAGGCGGGCCTGGAGAAGGAGCTGGAGCAACTGGGCTTCGGCATCGTCGCCTTCGCCTGCACCACCTGCAACGGCATGTCCGGTGCCCTGGACCCGGTAATCCAGCAGGAGATCATCGACCGCGACCTGTACGCCACCGCCGTGCTGTCGGGCAACCGCAACTTCGACGGGCGTATCCACCCTTACGCCAAGCAGGCCTTCCTTGCCTCGCCGCCGCTGGTGGTGGCCTACGCCATTGCCGGCACCATCCGCTTCGACATCGAGAAGGATGTGCTGGGCGTGATCGACGGCAAGGAAATCCGCCTCAAGGACATCTGGCCGAGCGACGAAGAGATCGACGCGGTGGTGCGTGCGGCGGTCAAGCCGGAGCAGTTCCGCAAGGTCTACATCCCGATGTTCGCCATCGAGGAAGACCGAGGCCCGAAAGTGGCGCCGCTGTATGACTGGCGCCCGATGAGCACCTACATCCGCCGCCCGCCGTACTGGGAAGGCGCCCTGGCCGGTGAGCGCAGCCTGCGCGGCATGCGCCCACTGGCGGTGCTGCCGGACAACATCACTACCGACCACCTGTCGCCGTCCAACGCCATCATGATGGACAGCGCGGCGGGTGAATACTTGGCGAAAATGGGCCTGCCGGAAGAGGACTTCAACTCCTACGCCACCCACCGCGGCGATCACCTGACCGCCCAGCGCGCCACCTTCGCCAACCCCAAGCTGTTCAACGAAATGGTGCGCAAGGAAGATGGCAGCGTGAAGCAGGGCTCGCTGGCGCGCATCGAGCCGGAAGGCAAGGTGACCCGCATGTGGGAAGCCATCGAGACCTACATGGAGCGCAAGCAGCCGCTGATCATCGTGGCCGGTGCCGACTATGGCCAGGGCTCGTCGCGTGACTGGGCGGCCAAGGGTGTGCGCTTGGCCGGTGTCGAGGCGATCGTTGCCGAAGGCTTCGAGCGTATCCACCGCACCAACCTGGTGGGCATGGGCGTGCTGCCGCTGGAGTTCAAGCCAGGTACCGACCGCAAGACCCTGGGGCTGGATGGCAGCGAAACCTACGATGTGCTGGGTGCGCGTACCCCGCGTGCGACCCTGACCCTGGTGGTCACGCGCGCCAACGGTGAGCGCATCGAGGTGCCGGTGACCTGCCGCCTGGATACCGCCGAGGAAGTGTCGATCTACGAGGCGGGTGGGGTGCTGCAGCGCTTTGCCCAGGACTTCCTCGAAGCTTCGGCTTAA
- the prpC gene encoding 2-methylcitrate synthase, producing MAEAKVLSGAGLRGQVAGQTALSTVGQAGAGLTYRGYDVRDLAAGAEFEEVAYLLLYGELPTQAELADYKRKLKGLRDLPQALKEVLERIPRDAHPMDVMRTGCSVLGTLEPELTFEAQREKTDRLLALFPAVMCYWYRFSHHGVRIDCTSDEDTLGGHFLHLLHGKKPSALHVKVMNVSLILYAEHEFNASTFTARVCASTLSDLYSCVTAAIGSLRGPLHGGANEAAMELIERFQSPQEATAELLRMLERKDKIMGFGHAIYKESDPRNEVIKGWSKQLADEVGDKVLYPVSEAIDKTMWEQKRLFPNADFYHASAYHFMGIPTKLFTPIFVCSRLTGWAAHVFEQRANNRIIRPSAEYVGVEQRQFVPIEQR from the coding sequence ATGGCCGAAGCAAAAGTACTCAGTGGCGCAGGCCTGCGCGGCCAGGTGGCCGGCCAGACCGCGCTGTCGACCGTTGGCCAGGCCGGTGCCGGCCTGACCTACCGTGGCTACGACGTCCGCGACCTGGCGGCCGGGGCCGAATTCGAGGAAGTGGCCTACCTGCTGTTGTACGGCGAGCTGCCGACCCAGGCCGAGCTGGCTGACTACAAGCGCAAGCTCAAGGGCCTGCGCGACCTGCCCCAGGCACTGAAGGAAGTGCTCGAGCGCATCCCGCGTGATGCCCACCCGATGGACGTGATGCGCACCGGCTGCTCGGTGCTCGGCACCCTGGAGCCGGAGCTGACCTTCGAAGCCCAGCGTGAGAAGACCGACCGCCTGCTGGCGCTGTTCCCGGCGGTGATGTGCTACTGGTACCGCTTCAGCCACCATGGCGTGCGCATCGACTGCACCAGTGACGAAGACACCCTCGGCGGCCACTTCCTGCACCTGCTGCACGGCAAGAAGCCGAGCGCACTGCACGTGAAGGTGATGAACGTGTCGCTGATCCTCTATGCAGAGCACGAGTTCAACGCCTCCACCTTCACCGCGCGCGTCTGCGCCTCGACCCTGTCCGACCTGTATTCGTGCGTTACCGCTGCCATCGGCTCGCTGCGCGGCCCGCTGCACGGCGGTGCCAACGAGGCAGCGATGGAGCTGATCGAACGCTTCCAGAGCCCGCAGGAAGCTACCGCCGAGCTGCTGCGCATGCTCGAGCGCAAGGACAAGATCATGGGCTTCGGCCATGCCATCTACAAAGAGTCCGACCCGCGCAACGAGGTGATCAAGGGCTGGTCGAAGCAGCTCGCCGACGAGGTGGGTGACAAGGTCTTGTACCCGGTCTCCGAGGCCATCGACAAGACCATGTGGGAGCAGAAACGCCTGTTCCCCAACGCCGACTTCTATCATGCATCGGCATACCACTTCATGGGTATCCCGACCAAGCTGTTCACCCCGATCTTCGTCTGCTCGCGCCTGACCGGCTGGGCTGCGCACGTGTTCGAGCAGCGCGCCAACAACCGCATCATTCGCCCGAGCGCCGAGTATGTCGGCGTCGAACAGCGCCAGTTCGTGCCGATCGAGCAGCGCTGA
- the prpB gene encoding methylisocitrate lyase, translating to MTVKSTPGQRFRDAVAAEHPLQVVGAINANHALLAKRAGFKAIYLSGGGVAAGSLGLPDLGITGLDDVLTDVRRITDVCDLPLLVDVDTGFGASAFNVARTVRSMIKFGAAAIHIEDQVGAKRCGHRPNKEIVSQQEMVDRIKAAVDARTDDSFVIMARTDALAVEGLNAALDRAAACVEAGADMVFPEAITELAMYKTFADRVKAPILANITEFGATPLYTTQELGEVDVSLVLYPLSAFRAMNKAAENVYTALRRDGTQKNVIDTMQTRMELYDAIGYHAFEQSLDALFAQKKG from the coding sequence ATGACTGTGAAGAGCACCCCCGGTCAGCGTTTCCGCGACGCCGTTGCCGCCGAACATCCGCTGCAAGTGGTCGGCGCGATCAACGCCAACCACGCCCTGCTGGCCAAGCGCGCCGGTTTCAAGGCCATCTACCTCTCCGGCGGCGGTGTTGCCGCAGGCTCCCTGGGCCTGCCGGACCTTGGCATCACCGGCCTGGACGACGTGCTGACCGACGTGCGGCGCATCACCGATGTCTGCGACCTGCCGCTGCTGGTGGATGTCGACACCGGCTTCGGTGCCTCGGCCTTCAACGTGGCCCGTACCGTGCGCTCGATGATCAAGTTCGGCGCTGCTGCCATTCACATCGAGGACCAGGTGGGCGCCAAGCGCTGTGGCCACCGGCCGAACAAGGAGATCGTTTCCCAGCAGGAGATGGTCGACCGCATCAAGGCGGCGGTGGATGCCCGCACCGATGACAGCTTCGTGATCATGGCGCGTACCGACGCCCTGGCCGTGGAAGGCCTGAACGCTGCACTGGACCGTGCCGCTGCCTGCGTCGAAGCCGGTGCCGACATGGTCTTCCCGGAAGCCATCACCGAGCTTGCGATGTACAAGACCTTCGCCGACCGGGTGAAGGCGCCGATCCTGGCCAACATCACCGAGTTCGGAGCCACGCCGCTGTACACCACCCAGGAGCTGGGCGAGGTCGATGTGTCGCTGGTGCTGTACCCGCTGTCGGCGTTCCGTGCCATGAACAAGGCGGCCGAGAATGTGTACACCGCGCTGCGCCGTGACGGCACCCAGAAGAATGTGATCGACACCATGCAGACCCGCATGGAGCTCTACGATGCCATTGGCTACCACGCCTTCGAGCAGAGCCTGGATGCATTGTTCGCGCAGAAGAAAGGTTGA
- a CDS encoding GntR family transcriptional regulator codes for MLDLTTPSPAASDETETLSENVFRRIQAAIVKGDIAPGSKISEPELARTYGISRGPLREAIHRLEGQRLLVRVPHVGARVVSLNHAELIELYEIRESLEGMACRLAAERMSQADIDELRRVLDTHERDAAFQAGQGYYQQEGDYDFHYRIIQGSGNQTLVKMLCGELYQLVRMYRIQFSATPNRPRQAFAEHHRILDAIADRDGELAELLMRRHIGASKRNIERHYLDAHNNSPRGEK; via the coding sequence ATGCTGGACCTCACCACCCCCAGCCCTGCAGCGTCAGACGAAACGGAAACCTTGTCCGAGAATGTATTCCGGCGCATCCAGGCCGCTATCGTCAAAGGCGACATCGCCCCGGGCAGCAAGATCTCCGAGCCTGAGCTGGCACGCACCTATGGCATCAGCCGCGGCCCGCTGCGCGAGGCCATTCACCGCCTGGAGGGTCAACGTCTGCTGGTGCGGGTGCCGCATGTCGGGGCGCGGGTGGTGTCGCTCAACCATGCCGAGCTGATCGAGCTCTACGAAATTCGCGAGTCGCTCGAAGGCATGGCCTGCCGCCTGGCCGCCGAGCGCATGAGCCAGGCCGACATCGACGAGCTGCGCCGGGTACTCGACACCCACGAGCGCGATGCCGCGTTCCAGGCCGGGCAGGGCTACTACCAACAGGAAGGCGACTACGACTTCCACTACCGAATCATTCAAGGCAGCGGCAACCAGACCCTGGTCAAGATGCTCTGCGGCGAGCTGTACCAACTAGTGCGCATGTACCGCATCCAGTTCTCCGCCACGCCCAATCGGCCGCGCCAGGCCTTTGCCGAACACCACCGCATTCTCGATGCCATCGCCGACCGTGACGGCGAGCTGGCAGAACTCCTGATGCGCCGCCACATCGGCGCGTCCAAGCGCAACATCGAGCGTCACTATCTGGACGCCCACAACAACAGCCCACGAGGTGAGAAATGA
- a CDS encoding ATP-dependent zinc protease — protein sequence MRLTPVLLLLCLTLLPALGQAAGKTVYGLNEYARLGDLDLEVAAKLDTGAKTASLSARDIKRFKRNGESWVRFYLAIDAAHSHPIERPLARVSKIKRRAGDYDAESGKAYTARPVIELDICMGQALRTIEVNLTDRSAFQFPLLIGSEALKHFDALVDPSLKYAAGKPACATDAPKAE from the coding sequence ATGAGACTTACACCCGTTTTATTGCTGTTATGCCTCACCCTGCTGCCGGCCCTAGGCCAGGCGGCGGGCAAGACCGTGTACGGTCTGAACGAATACGCGCGCCTGGGCGATCTCGACCTGGAAGTGGCCGCCAAGCTGGACACCGGTGCCAAGACCGCATCGCTGAGCGCCCGCGACATCAAGCGTTTCAAGCGCAACGGCGAGAGCTGGGTGCGTTTCTACCTGGCCATCGACGCCGCCCACTCGCACCCGATCGAGCGCCCACTGGCCCGGGTCAGCAAGATCAAGCGCCGTGCCGGCGACTATGATGCGGAGTCAGGCAAGGCCTACACCGCTCGCCCGGTCATCGAACTCGACATCTGCATGGGCCAGGCCCTGCGCACCATCGAAGTCAACCTCACCGACCGCAGCGCGTTCCAGTTCCCGCTGCTGATCGGCTCCGAGGCGCTCAAGCACTTCGACGCGCTGGTCGACCCAAGCCTTAAATACGCGGCCGGCAAACCTGCCTGTGCCACCGACGCTCCCAAAGCAGAGTAA
- a CDS encoding inactive transglutaminase family protein, protein MRSLTLHLKVLITVLVLLGVAVTAYQIFFLGIPVTEDETDDLWNIDAKVEFVASTKDPVKVQMFVPPLNRDYVSLNESFISNNYGVSVNRADGNRKVTWSARRASGNQTLYYRLVLTKRYSNEKTTIKGPTFRDSLAVEGPEKIAAEALMAPIRQHSADVETFVSETIKRVNNLNDDNVKLLLAGDTSAMKKAQVIDLLLSIAHVPMEKVHTIRLVADTPQTPELWLRSFNGNDWLYFNPDTGEQGLPSDRLLWWTGDDNLITVDGGKKANVTFSMNNSEMNAIRLAKLTDENTDADFLEYSLYGLPLQTQQTFMIMVMIPIGVLVILVLRNLIGIQTLGTFTPVLIALAFRETQLGFGIVLFTVITALGLSLRSYLEHLKLQMLPRLSVVLTFVVVLIAAISLFSHKLGLERGLSVALFPMVILTMTIERLSITWEERGGGHAMKVAIGTLFAASLAHLLMMVPELVYFVFTFPAVLLILVGFMLAMGRYRGYRLTELVRFKAFVKKADA, encoded by the coding sequence ATGCGCTCTCTTACCCTCCATCTGAAAGTCCTGATCACCGTACTGGTGCTGCTCGGCGTGGCGGTCACGGCTTATCAGATCTTCTTCCTCGGCATCCCGGTGACCGAGGATGAAACCGACGACCTGTGGAACATCGACGCCAAGGTCGAATTCGTCGCCAGCACCAAAGACCCGGTCAAGGTGCAGATGTTCGTGCCGCCGCTGAACCGCGACTATGTCAGCCTCAACGAGAGCTTCATCTCCAACAACTACGGGGTCAGCGTCAACCGCGCCGATGGCAACCGCAAGGTGACCTGGTCCGCCCGTCGCGCCAGCGGCAACCAGACGCTCTACTACCGCCTGGTGCTGACCAAGCGCTACAGCAACGAAAAGACCACCATCAAGGGCCCGACCTTCCGTGACAGCCTGGCCGTCGAGGGCCCCGAGAAGATCGCCGCCGAAGCCCTGATGGCACCGATCCGCCAACACTCGGCCGACGTCGAGACCTTCGTCAGCGAAACCATCAAGCGGGTCAACAACCTCAACGACGACAACGTCAAGCTGCTGCTGGCCGGCGATACTTCGGCCATGAAGAAAGCCCAGGTCATCGACCTGCTGCTGTCCATCGCCCACGTGCCGATGGAGAAGGTGCACACCATCCGCCTGGTTGCCGACACTCCGCAAACCCCTGAACTGTGGTTGCGCAGCTTCAACGGCAACGACTGGCTGTACTTCAACCCGGATACCGGCGAACAGGGCCTGCCGAGCGACCGCCTGTTGTGGTGGACCGGTGACGACAACCTGATCACCGTCGATGGCGGCAAGAAGGCCAACGTCACCTTCAGCATGAACAACAGCGAGATGAACGCCATCCGCCTGGCCAAGCTGACCGACGAGAACACCGACGCCGACTTCCTCGAGTACTCGCTGTACGGCCTGCCGCTGCAGACCCAGCAGACCTTCATGATCATGGTGATGATCCCGATCGGCGTACTGGTGATCCTGGTGCTGCGCAACCTGATCGGCATCCAGACCCTCGGCACCTTCACCCCGGTGCTGATCGCCCTGGCCTTCCGCGAGACCCAGCTAGGGTTCGGTATCGTGCTGTTCACGGTGATCACCGCGCTGGGCCTGTCACTGCGTTCGTACCTGGAGCATCTGAAACTGCAGATGCTGCCGCGCCTGTCGGTGGTGCTGACCTTCGTCGTGGTACTGATTGCCGCCATCAGCCTGTTCAGCCACAAGCTGGGCCTGGAACGCGGCCTGTCGGTGGCACTGTTCCCGATGGTGATCCTGACCATGACCATCGAGCGCCTGTCGATCACCTGGGAAGAGCGCGGTGGCGGCCATGCCATGAAAGTGGCCATCGGCACCCTTTTTGCCGCGTCGCTTGCGCACCTGCTGATGATGGTGCCGGAGCTGGTCTACTTCGTCTTCACCTTCCCGGCGGTTCTGCTGATCCTGGTGGGCTTCATGCTGGCAATGGGTCGCTACCGCGGCTACCGCCTGACCGAGCTCGTTCGCTTCAAGGCATTCGTGAAGAAGGCTGACGCCTGA
- a CDS encoding alpha-L-glutamate ligase-like protein produces MFGLIKTWKALEARGIMGINRRNADYVLKYNKRSLYPIVDDKIITKERALAAGIHVPEMYGIIETEKEIEKLDEIIGGRNDFVIKPAQGAGGDGILVIADRFEDRYRTVSGKIISHEEIEHQISSILTGLYSLGGHRDRALIEYRVTPDQIFKSISYEGVPDIRIIVLMGYPVMAMLRLPTRQSGGKANLHQGAIGVGVDLATGMTLRGTWLNNIISKHPDTTNAVDGVQLPNWDGFMKLAAGCYELCGLGYIGVDMVLDQDKGPLILELNARPGLNIQIANDTGLTQRTHAIEAHIEALAKQGISEDAEQRVRVTQDLFGHVRPR; encoded by the coding sequence ATGTTTGGCCTGATCAAGACGTGGAAAGCCCTGGAGGCCCGGGGCATCATGGGTATCAACCGCCGCAACGCGGATTATGTGCTGAAGTACAACAAGCGCAGCCTGTACCCGATCGTCGACGACAAGATCATCACCAAGGAGCGCGCGCTCGCCGCCGGCATCCACGTGCCGGAGATGTACGGCATCATCGAGACCGAAAAGGAAATCGAAAAGCTCGACGAGATCATCGGCGGGCGCAACGACTTCGTCATCAAGCCGGCGCAGGGCGCCGGCGGTGATGGCATCCTGGTGATCGCCGACCGTTTCGAGGATCGCTACCGCACGGTATCGGGCAAGATCATCAGCCACGAGGAGATCGAACACCAGATTTCGAGCATCCTCACCGGCCTCTACTCGCTGGGCGGGCACCGCGACCGCGCGTTGATCGAGTATCGGGTGACGCCAGACCAGATCTTCAAGAGCATCAGCTATGAAGGCGTGCCGGACATCCGCATCATCGTGCTGATGGGTTACCCGGTCATGGCCATGCTGCGCCTGCCGACCCGCCAGTCAGGCGGCAAGGCCAACCTGCACCAGGGCGCCATCGGCGTGGGTGTGGACCTGGCCACCGGCATGACCCTGCGTGGCACCTGGCTGAACAACATCATCAGCAAGCACCCGGACACCACCAATGCGGTGGACGGCGTGCAGCTGCCGAACTGGGACGGCTTCATGAAGCTTGCAGCCGGCTGCTACGAGCTGTGCGGCCTGGGCTATATCGGCGTGGACATGGTGCTGGACCAGGACAAGGGGCCGCTGATTCTCGAGCTCAACGCGCGGCCCGGCCTGAACATCCAGATTGCCAACGACACCGGCCTGACCCAGCGCACCCATGCCATCGAGGCGCACATCGAAGCCCTGGCCAAGCAAGGCATCAGCGAAGATGCAGAGCAGCGTGTGCGGGTGACCCAGGACCTGTTCGGCCACGTGCGACCACGCTGA